In Leptotrichia sp. oral taxon 215 str. W9775, the DNA window TGCCTTTTTCATAATTTGACTCCCATTCTAGATTATTATTTTTCTATTTTAGTATACCCTATTTTGTAACTTTTTTCAACACAAAAAAAATATAAACTTAATTTTTCGTGCAATTATTTTATTTTTAGTTTTAAAAAAACAATATTTTACAGTCATAATTCGATTGCCATTGTCCTATATCTTTTTCTGTTATTTTATTTCAAAATGTGGTGTGTCGTGCATTTTCCAATTTCCACCCCATTCAACATTTGCTCCTCTCTCCTTTGCTATCTTTAAGATATGCTCGGATATAATTTTCAATTTCTTATCATCATATCCCTCTTCTGAAGTAAATTTTCTGTATTCTCCGTTTTCTTCTATCCCACACGGAAATATATCCACAGCATGACCATATCCATCAGATTTAATTTGATGATTTGATTTTGCCTTATATCCATCGCAATTTGTCACTTTCGGTCCTGGTTTAGTTCTGCCCTTTTGATACAAAGCAAATTGTTCTTCTGCTGTTCTAGCTCCATCTGTTATTCTGAAATCAAACGGACTGTTTTTAATAGCTTCTTTCATTACTTCAATAAGTTTCGGATGTACTTTAGACATTTTGTCCAAACTCGTCTGACTGAAAGAATAAACAGGTTTTATACTTTCATTTTCAGTTGTTTTCTCTTCTTTTATTTCTTCTACATTTAGTATTATATTATCTTTTTCAAAATTCACCCCAGTCACTTTGTATTTTTTGTTGTCAAATTCAATTTCTGTACATATAAGTTTTTCTATATTCATTTATATCATCTCCTTTTCTTTTATTAATTCCATTTCTTTTAAATATTTATATAGTTTTGACGGGTTAAACTGATATCCGACCCTGTCTTTTAATGATTTAAGTTTATATGTTAAAATAAACTGTAAAGCATAATCAATAGCGTTCAGGCAAAATTCACTGCAAAAATATCTATCATCATTTTGGACTTTACTTGCATAAAAGAACTGCCCTAATATACCCAAGTAATCGTACCCTTTACCCTGTGCGGTATTAAAAAATTCAATCACATCTTTGGGATCGATATTTTTATTAAGCTCATAAATTTCCATATTTTTCTGATACTTAAATTTTCTTGTCCTAACTCCACCTGGATTTGAAAGAAAAACTTGATTATTGTAAATAAACTCACAATGAGAATATTTACCTAGTGTCCATAAAGATATCAGAAATCCAATCGGAGTTTTCGGTTTGTGAAAACATATGTATAAAATATCTTTTTTTAACATTTCTACCACCTTTCATTTTTTTATGTTATAATAATAAAAATTAAATTTTAAAGGAGTTTTACCATGAAAAA includes these proteins:
- a CDS encoding M15 family metallopeptidase; this translates as MNIEKLICTEIEFDNKKYKVTGVNFEKDNIILNVEEIKEEKTTENESIKPVYSFSQTSLDKMSKVHPKLIEVMKEAIKNSPFDFRITDGARTAEEQFALYQKGRTKPGPKVTNCDGYKAKSNHQIKSDGYGHAVDIFPCGIEENGEYRKFTSEEGYDDKKLKIISEHILKIAKERGANVEWGGNWKMHDTPHFEIK